A single window of Colletotrichum higginsianum IMI 349063 chromosome 8, whole genome shotgun sequence DNA harbors:
- a CDS encoding Mitochondrial rna splicing protein codes for MAQPNAEPVEEYDYESLPPNFSLVQNMAAGAFAGIAEHTVMYPIDAIKTRMQVLNPSPSAVYDGVIQGTYRIASREGFLSLWRGMSSVVAGAGPAHAVYFATYEAVKHVMGGNQAGVHHPLAAATSGACATIASDALMNPFDVIKQRMQIQGSAKMYRSMTDCAKYVYKTEGLAAFYVSYPTTLSMTVPFTALQFLAYESISTVMNPDKGYDPTTHCLAGGVAGGFAAALTTPMDVIKTMLQTRGTATDPALRNVNGFMAGCRLLYEREGFRGFFKGVRPRVVTTMPSTAICWSAYEACKAYFIARNDNTSP; via the exons ATGGCCCAGCCCAATGCAGAGCCCGTCGAGGAATATGA CTATGAATCGCTACCTCCCAACTTCTCCCTCGTGCAGAACATGGCTGCCGGGGCGTTCGCGGGCATAGCG GAACATACTGTTATGTATCCTATTGACGCCATCAAG ACCCGAATGCAGGTCCTCAACCCTAGTCCCTCGGCTGTATATGACGGCGTCATCCAAGGCACCTACCGCATAGCCAGTCGCGAAGGCTTCCTGAGCTTGTGGAGAGGCATGTCTAGTGTTGTTGCTGGCGCCG GTCCTGCTCACGCTGTTTACTTTGCTACCTATGAGGCTGTCAAGCATGTCATGGGTGGCAACCAGGCCGGTGTTCACCATCCCCTGGCTGCCGCGACCAGTGGTGCTTGCGCTACGATTGCCAGCGATGCGTTGATGAACCCCTTTGATG TGATCAAGCAGCGCATGCAGATCCAAGGCTCGGCCAAGATGTACCGCTCCATGACCGATTGTGCCAAGTACGTCTACAAGACGGAAGGACTGGCGGCATTTTATGTGTCCTATCCGACCACCCTCTCCATGACGGTGCCCTTCACGGCCCTCCAATTCCTCGCGTACGAATCCATATCGACGGTCATGAACCCGGACAAGGGATACGACCCCACAACACATTGCTTGGCCGGTGGTGTTGCCGGTGGgtttgccgccgccctgacTACGCCCATGGACGTTATCAAAACCATGCTTCAGACTCGAGGAACGGCCACTGATCCGGCACTGAGAAACGTGAACGGGTTCATGGCCGGTTGTCGGTTATTGTATGAGCGTGAAGGGTTTCGTGGCTTTTTCAAGGGTGTACGCCCCCGTGTCGTCACCACCATGCCTAGCACGGCCATTTGCTGGTCCGCATACGAGGCTTGCAA GGCCTACTTCATCGCACGAAACGACAACACGAGCCCTTGA
- a CDS encoding DnaJ domain-containing protein, whose amino-acid sequence MYVRLCALAFAASLLSSPVLAITADDIPSDTPVSSLLTTAQAHLSKGQTSDALVYYDAAVARDPSNYLTLFKRATTYLSLGRTNLATDDFHKVLSLKPGFEGAHVQLAKIKSKAADWDGAREQFILAKKDTTSPELVALDEAQGAARLAEMAEKSGDWEACVGHAGEAIMTANRAISLREMRSRCRFQRGEVEEGMSDLHHVLQMRPGDTSPHIKIAAITFYGLGDLQNGMAQTRKCLHSDPDSKPCRKLLKQQKALEKTLSRVSKAFNKNQPMTGVKLLIDSADETGLITDIKKQVEDLKADGAIPATAQSALYIQVAEMACQGYYEMNGKKAKQYCEDALVLNPQSFYGLLHRARALMEKEEFDAAIKSLEEASGVRPDKNDVVQPLMQKAQIALKRSKTKDYYKVLGVAHDADERQIKQAYRKLSKIHHPDKAAKQGLSKEEAEKKMAAINEAYEVLSNPELRERFDRGDDPNNQEQGNPFQGNNPFGGGHPFMYQQGGSQQFHFKFGGGGGGFPF is encoded by the exons ATGTACGTCCGCCTCTGCGCTCTGGCTTTCGCAGCCAGCCTGCTCTCGTCGCCAGTTctcgccatcaccgccgacgatATCCCCTCCGACACCCCTGTGTCGTCTCTCCTGACCACCGCGCAAGCTCACCTGTCCAAGGGCCAGACCTCGGATGCTCTCGTATACTACGATGCTGCCGTTGCCCGCGACCCCTCCAACTATCTAACGCTGTTCAAGCGCGCTACGACCTACCTTTCCCTCGGCCGCACCAACCTGGCAACCGACGACTTTCACAAGGTTCTCTCGCTCAAGCCTGGCTTCGAGGGGGCTCATGTTCAGCTGGCCAAGATCAAGTCTAAGGCTGCGGACTGGGACGGTGCGAGAGAGCAGTTCATACTCGCCAAAAAGGATACCACTTCGcccgagctcgtcgccctcgatgaGGCCCAGGGTGCTGCTCGTCTTGCTGAGATGGCAGAGAAGAGCGGCGACTGGGAGGCTTGCGTGGGGCATGCGGGCGAAGCCATCATGACTGCCAACCGAGCCATTTCCCTGCGCGAGATGAGATCTCGCTGTCGTTTTCagcgcggcgaggtcgaggagggcatgAGCGACCTGCACCACGTACTGCAGATGAGACCGGGCGACACGTCGCCGCATATCAAGATCGCTGCCATCACTTTTTACGGACTCGGTGATCTCCAAAATGGCATGGCCCAGACGAGAAAATGCCTGCACTCCGACCCCGACTCCAAGCCCTGTAGGAAGCTCCTGAAGCAACAAAAGGCCTTAGAGAAGACCCTGTCCAGGGTCAGCAAGGCTTTCAACAAGAACCAGCCAATGACTGGTGTCAAGCTACTGATTGACTCCGCCGACGAAACTGGTTTGATCACCGATATCAAAAAACAGGTTGAGGACCTCAAGGCCGACGGTGCCATTCCCGCTACTGCCCAGTCAGCTCTGTACATACAAGTGGCAGAAATGGCGTGCCAGGGCTACTACGAA ATGAACGGCAAGAAAGCAAAGCAGTATTGCGAGGACGCTCTCGTCCTGAACCCTCAGTCATTCTACGGTCTTCTTCACAGGGCCAGGGCCTTGATGGAAAAGGAAGAGTTCGACGCGGCTATTAAATCACTCGAGGAGGCCAGCGGAGTCCGGCCAGACAAGAACGATGTGGTCCAGCCCCTCATGCAGAAGGCCCAGATTGCCCTTAAGAGAAGCAAGACCAAAGACTACTACAAGGTGCTCGGCGTAGCAcatgacgccgacgagcgacAGATCAAGCAGGCCTACCGCAAGCTCTCCAAGATCCACCATCCtgacaaggccgccaagcaGGGTCTgagcaaggaggaggccgagaagaagatggcggcTATTAACGAGGCGTACGAGGTACTTAGCAACCCCGAGCTTCGCGAACGGTTTGACAGAGGCGACGATCCGAACAACCAGGAGCAGGGCAACCCTTTTCAAGGCAACAACCCCTTTGGCGGCGGTCACCCTTTCATGTACCAACAGGGGGGAAGTCAACAGTTCCACTTCAAGTtcggtggaggaggcggcggcttTCCTTTCTAA
- a CDS encoding Vacuole-associated enzyme activator complex component, translating to MDVSIQRALNDKLYDKRKVGALELERVIRELVVARDYPRVQAILEQLCNEFAYAVHQPHARNGGLIGLAAAAIALGHELPRYLEKIVPPVLACFTDQDARVRYYACEAMYNIAKVAKGEILIYFNDIFDALCKLGADSELSVKNGAELLDRLIKDIVSESAASYVSVLEGELGQEITDKDELQDRSPPPTAFSLRRFIPLLQERIWVINPFTRQFLVGWITLLDSIPDLELVTFLPDFLGGLLRFLSDPNRDVHVATRACLDKFLNEIKRISRIKKGIAESKKSREGGKRKREESVDSGSVQIGPEEGDEVHSQTDDSESSGEEDWIPGQDVQINYRKILEILTATLDSPLEEDSLLESLRWIVEFLDICPEEVLPFTPKILAHMLPAMASGVESIRQAAARVNAGLMDYVVSLSDEPEIGGPSQSASRIPVSGERQDGPSSARASLSSSRDLELRSPTPAQGHSRSLSTPNPPYTSNHPQVDLDYAAAVNALTLLFLNDHEATRVAALTWLIMLHRKAPRKVLAFNDGTFPALLKTLSDPAEAVVTKDLQLLSQISRNSEDDYFSNFMVNLLQLFATDRKLLETRGNLIIRQLCVSLSAERIYRTLADCIEKEEDVEFASIMVQNLNNNLITAPELSELRKRLRNLESKDGQTFFVALFRSWCHNAVATFSLCLLAQAYEQAYNLLQIFAELEMTVNILIQIDKLVQLIESPVFTYLRLQLLEPEKFPHLYKCLYGLLMLLPQSSAFAALKNRLNAVSSIGYLHIAPKVSPPSAASSTYDRPNRLKSREDSIIRWNELLEKFRTVQERARRAQRHSGDVDDGRSSLGLADMRLGEGLDTKGLKEARNSSGPPVPVKDPPPAAPPAAKRSGLGMRQIRNLGGAVRGKRPG from the exons ATGGACGTCAGCATTCAGAGAGCTCTGAACGACAAGCTGTACGACAAACGCAAGGTTGGCGCACTCGA GCTTGAACGCGTTATCCGTGAACTTGTTGTAGCTAGAGATTACCCCAGAGTCCAGGCCATCCTCGAACAGCTCTGCAATGAGTTTGCTTACGCCGTCCACCAACCTCATGCCAGAAATGGAGGTTTAATAGGTTTGGCTGCAGCTGCCATCGCCCTTGGTCAT GAGTTACCCCGCTACCTCGAGAAGATCGTGCCACCAGTGCTCGCATGCTTCACCGACCAAGATGCCAGAGTCAGATATTACGCATGCGAAGCCATGTACAACATTGCCAAGGTTGCCAAGGGGGAGATCTTGATATACTTTAACGATATCTTTGACGCTCTCTGCAAG CTGGGAGCAGATTCCGAGCTATCCGTTAAAAACGGTGCTGAGCTACTCGATCGCCTCATTAAGGACATTGTCTCTGAATCAGCTGCTTCATACGTCTCGGTCCTTGAGGGGGAGCTGGGCCAGGAAATCACCGACAAGGACGAGCTTCAAGAccgttctcctcctcccactgcCTTCTCCTTGCGCCGCTTCATCCCTTTGCTCCAGGAACGTATTTGGGTCATCAATCCCTTTACTCGCCAATTCTTGGTGGGCTGGATTACCTTGTTGGACTCTATTCCCGATCTCGAACTTGTCACTTTTCTTCCCGACTTTCTGGGAGGCTTGCTCAGATTTTTGAGTGACCCAAATAGAGACGTGCACGTTGCAACGAGAGCCTGCCTCGACAAGTTCCTTAATGAGATCAAGAGAATATCTAGGATCAAGAAAGGCATCGCCGAGAGCAAAAAGTCGCGCGAGGGGGGCAAGCGGAAGCGTGAAGAGTCGGTCGATTCGGGTAGTGTCCAGATTGGTCCTGAAGAAGGTGATGAGGTGCACTCCCAAACCGATGACAGCGAGAgcagcggcgaggaagatTGGATACCCGGCCAGGATGTTCAGATTAACTACCGAAAGATACTTGAGATATTGACCGCTACTCTTGACTCTCCTCTTG AAGAGGATTCTCTCTTGGAGTCTCTACGATGGATCGTGGAGTTCTTAGATATCTGCCCGGAGGAAGTACTGCCGTTCACTCCAAAGATTCTGGCTCATATGCTGCCCGCTATGGCCAGCGGCGTCGAATCTATCCGacaagctgctgctcgtGTCAACGCCGGCTTGATGGACTATGTGGTCTCCCTCTCGGATGAACCCGAAATTGGCGGACCGTCTCAATCCGCGTCACGCATTCCAGTTTCTGGCGAAAGACAAGATGGCCCCTCTAGTGCGCGGGCTTCTCTATCTAGTTCTCGAGACCTCGAGCTGAGGAGCCCGACCCCAGCTCAGGGCCACAGCCGTTCCCTCTCAACCCCCAATCCGCCCTACACAAGCAACCATCCCCAGGTGGATCTAGACTATGCTGCAGCAGTAAACGCCTTGACCCTCCTGTTTCTCAACGATCATGAGGCGACTCGGGTTGCTGCTTTGACATGGCTGATTATGCTTCACAGAAAGGCCCCCAGAAAAGTGCTCGCTTTCAACGACGGGACTTTCCCTGCCCTGCTTAAGACGCTCTCTGACCCAGCTGAGGCTGTTGTTACCAAAGATCTGCAACTTCTCTCGCAAATCTCTCGCAACAGCGAAGATGACTACTTCTCCAACTTCATGGTGAATTTGTTGCAGCTGTTTGCTACTGACAGAAAACTACTGGAGACGCGAGGGAACCTCATTATCCGCCAACTTTGCGTGAGTCTAAGTGCAGAGCGAATCTATCGCACGCTTGCAGATTGCATAGAAAAGGAGGAAGATGTTGAGTTTGCCAGCATTATGGTGCAGAATCTGAACAACAACCTTATTACAGCCCCAGAGCTGTCTGAACTGCGCAAGAGGCTTCGTAACCTTGAGTCAAAG GATGGCCAAACATTCTTTGTTGCCCTGTTCCGCTCGTGGTGCCACAACGCTGTAGCCACATTCTCCCTTTGCCTGCTCGCGCAGGCTTACGAGCAGGCCTACAACCTCTTGCAGATCTT TGCTGAGCTGGAGATGACGGTGAATATCCTCATCCAGATTGACAAGTTGGTTCAGTTGATAGAATCTCCTGTGTTCACAT ACCTCCGCCTGCAGTTGCTGGAGCCCGAGAAGTTTCCTCATTTGTACAAATGTTTGTACGGCCTGTTGATGCTCCTTCCGCAATCCTCAGCATTCGCTGCCCTCAAGAACCGTCTGAACGCTGTCAGCTCCATTGGCTACCTTCACATTGCCCCCAAAGT TAGCCCCCCATCCGCCGCGAGCTCGACCTACGACAGACCGAACAGACTGAAGAGTCGGGAAGACAGCATCATTCGATGGAACGAATTGCTGGAAAAGTTCCGCACGGTTCAAGAaagagctcggcgagctcagAGACActcgggcgacgtcgacgacggtcgAAGTAGTCTTGGACTTGCGGATATGCGCCTGGGGGAAGGTCTTGACACAAAAGGCCTCAAGGAGGCACGTAACTCAAGTGGTCCTCCCGTCCCTGTCAAGGaccctcctcctgctgcgccgccggcagcCAAGAGGTCGGGTCTCGGTATGAGACAGATTAGGAACCTGGGAGGCGCAGTCAGGGGGAAGCGGCCCGGTTGA
- a CDS encoding Fatty acid desaturase: MATPTNAPISAAASAQRGKPTKTRIYPLMSRRQVEGLIAQGRVVVIIDQFVVKLDGWLAYHPGGDKAILHMVGRDATDEVSVLHSSEARSQMTRYRIGRVEGHWRNFVPPIQGGKFRALEEGGSGVDDVDDNDDDTMRFFGAPYPSDVDSREASPVFDTADSHVRCRHGAAQSSSPASVSSATSTTDDGHDDKDMDGTAFLDSETRKQIRLDLDKYPALDDGTQSDIVRKYRLLNERIKAEGLYNCDYRAYTIEVMRYTLLFAAMLTFLRWGWYFLSAACLGCFWHQLVFSAHDAGHMGITHNFHVDTCIGIFIADFMGGLSIGWWKRNHNVHHIVTNSPEHDPDIEHLPFFAVSHRFLGNLTSSYYERVMEYDLAARFFLSLQSYLYYPIMLFGRFNLYRLSWDHLIMGRGPKKGIAWWHRWLEVAGQVFFWVWFGYGIVYRSIPNNWDRFVFVIISHMFQAPLHVQITLSHFAMSTADLGPQESFPQKMLRTTMDVDCPTWLDFFHGGLQFQVVHHMYPRIPRHNLRKTQRLVQDFCNDVGIPYALYGFVDGNKDVIGRLAEVSRQAAILAKCQKVAAHHIQGGHRH; this comes from the exons ATGGCGACCCCCACCAACGCCCCCATCTCCGCCGCGGCATCGGCACAACGTGGAAAGCCGACAAAGACGAGGATATACCCGCTCATGTCACGCCGCCAGGTCGAGGGCTTGATTGCTCAGGGCAGAGTTGTCGTCATAATTGATCAATTCGTCGTCAAGCTGGATGGGTGGCTTGCATACCACCCGGGCGGCGACAAGGCCATCCTGCACATGGTCGGGCGGGATGCTACTGATGAAGTCTCGGT ACTGCACTCTTCTGAGGCCAGATCGCAGATGACGAGGTATCGAATCGGAAGAGTCGAGGGTCACTGGAGAAACTTCGTGCCGCCTATCCAGGGAGGCAAGTTCAGGGCACTCGAAGAGGGCGGCTCCGgggtcgacgacgtagatgacaacgacgacgataccatgCGTTTCTTTGGTGCCCCCTACCCTAGCGATGTCGATTCTCGCGAAGCCTCCCCCGTCTTCGACACGGCAGACAGTCACGTCCGCTGCAGACACGGCGCCGCGCAGAGCTCGAGCCCGGCCTCCGTCTCTTCAGCGACTTCCACCACTGACGACGGCCATGACGACAAGGACATGGATGGAACCGCCTTTCTTGACTCGGAGACGCGCAAGCAGATCCGCCTCGACCTTGATAAATACCCTGCCCTAGACGACGGGACGCAGTCGGACATTGTGCGCAAGTACCGGCTTCTCAACGAGCGCATCAAGGCTGAGGGGTTGTACAATTGCGACTACCGTGCCTACACTATTGAGGTGATGCGGTATACACTTCTCTTCGCCGCTATGCTGACCTTCCTGCGCTGGGGGTGGTATTTTCTCAGTGCCGCTTGCCTCGGCTGCTTCTGGCACCAGCTGGTCTTCTCCGCTCATGATGCGGGGCACATGGGCATCACCCACAACTTCCACGTCGATACGTGCATTGGCATCTTTATCGCCGACTTCATGGGCGGGCTGTCTATTGGCTGGTGGAAGCGGAACCACAACGTACACCACATCGTCACCAATTCCCCCGAGCACGATCCTGATATCGAGCATTTGCCCTTCTTCGCTGTGTCCCACCGCTTCCTCGGCAATCTGACGTCGTCCTACTACGAGCGCGTGATGGAATATGACCTTGCAGCCAGGTTTTTCCTGTCGCTGCAGTCATACTTGTACTATCCCATCATGCTATTTGGCCGCTTCAACCTCTACAGGCTCTCGTGGGACCACCTCATTATGGGCCGTGGTCCCAAGAAAGGCATTGCCTGGTGGCATCGCTGGCTTGAGGTAGCTGGTCAGGTCTTCTTTTGGGTCTGGTTCGGCTACGGCATTGTGTACAGGTCTATTCCTAATAATTGGGACCGCTTTGTCTTCGTGATCATCAGCCACATGTTCCAAGCTCCGCTACATGTCCAAATCACGCTATCTCACTTCGCCATGAGCACAGCCGACCTGGGCCCTCAAGAGTCGTTCCCGCAAAAGATGCTGCGCACGACGATGGACGTCGACTGCCCGACGTGGCTCGATTTCTTCCACGGAGGGTTGCAATTCCAGGTGGTCCACCACATGTACCCTCGCATTCCGCGCCACAACCTGCGCAAGACGCAAAGGCTTGTGCAGGATTTCTGCAATGATGTGGGCATCCCTTACGCCCTGTAtggcttcgtcgacggcaacaAGGATGTCATTGGTCGGCTCGCGGAGGTATCTCGACAGGCGGCCATCTTGGCGAAATGCCAAAAGGTTGCCGCCCATCATATCCAGGGCGGCCACCGTCACTGA